Part of the Virgibacillus natechei genome is shown below.
CCATTCTCTATATGTTTTAGGAAACGGGATAAAACCAGTGCTAATGTTGGATAAAGATTCTTTCGTGCCTATAAGGGAATTCGATAATGTCGAAGTAGCTGGAAGAGAAACAGGGATCGACAGCGTCAGAATATGGAGAGTGTGCAATTGGGAGAGAAATTTCGTTAGTGGATATTCATGGATGTATAAGGATGAATATAGTGAAGAATGCATCGAAAAGCGAAAGAATAATGTAAACAAGGGATTTGGACGGAAAAGAGTTTACCAGATTGACCCTAAAACCAACATTGCCATAAATGCATTTGAAGGGGTAGGGATTGCCGAAAGAGAATTAGGATTAAGTAATATCAGGCATTGTGTCGCTGGACTCGGAAAGACAGCAGGAGGATATAAATGGAGTTATCAAAATCCGCATATTAAGGGGTGAGGGGATGAGGTTTACTGTGCCAGGAACATTGCCAACGATGAATGAGATCATAAAAGTAAGCAAATCACATCCGATGGCTTATGCAAATATGAAGAAGGACTATACAGCATTGATTATGATGCAATCTAAGAAACTTCCAGAAGTGGGTAAGGCAGACTTTGAAATCACATGGTACTGCAAGGATAAGCGTAAAGACAAGGACAACATTATGAGTGGTCAGAAATTCATATTTGATGGTCTGGTCAAAGCGGGAGTTTTAAAGGGTGATGGGTGGTCTCAAATTGGGGATGTGGCTCATTACTTTGAAATAGATAAGCAAAATCCGAGGGTGGAAATAAATATAAGAGAATATCTTGAAGCAAGCTAGGAGGTCAGACATGAATAAAGTAGAAGTAAGACTGGACGAGGATGCGGTTTATATCATTCAAGACGGAAAGAAAATAAAAGTTTCTCCTAAACAATTCGGGAACGATAAGATCATTTGGATGGACGGCAAGGTTTTAGACATAGAACGTAGCGAGAGGGTAAGAGTTGAAGGGCAGGAGATTATATAATGAGTAAAGAGACCATGAACAGCGACGTTGAGCGAATGTACAGGCCTTCAGAATATAATAATATCCAAAAAGAAAATGAACAATTAAAGAAGACCATCGAAGCATATAAGAAAGTTATAGAAGATTTATTAAATAAATAATAAGTCCTTACGGAAGAACCGACGGACGACATTGAGTGCATTGAGGGATGCGCATCATGTCGTCCTTTTATATTAGGAGGGGTTATATCGAGATGATTAAAATTTTCGAGTCAATGGCAAACGCAATCGAGAGTTTTTGGGATTACCTAGTCGATAAAAGCAAGTATGTTTATGTGGGTCTTGCTTTAACGATAATTATACTTCCGATCATTAAGTATTTTTTTTAGAACAAAAAATGGAGGGATTAAATGAAAACACTATCACACGCAGCAGGAGCAACGATATTATTTGTAATCTTATTAACGATATCAGAGGTACTAGCACAGTATTTGCCACTAAGCGTACCTTATATGTCGTCGATGCTGGCATTGGGTATAGTGTCGTCTTATTTAGTCGGAGAGTTTGTTTGGGGTAAGTAATCTAGCTAGGGGGTCAGTAAAGATGTATACCACGAAAAAAATAATGCAGATCATAAAATATTATCATATCAATGTGCAGAATTTGAGGGATATGCAGCAGGAGAGCATGAAAAGTGTAGGTGTTTCCCAATACGGGTTAGAAGCATCTTTGCCAAAAGGAAACGACATTAAAAGCGTAGTCGAGAATGAAGCGTTGAGGCGAATTGAAAACACTAAATTCTGGGCTGAAATAATAACGGATATAAAGTATCTCCAAGATAGATGGGATCGGATCACAGATGAAAAGGAAGCGCAGATATTAAGTTTACGATTGAGTGGATATAGGACAACTGATATAGCGGAAATTATGAAGATGACTCGCTCTGGGGTACACAGGACATTAGAAAGAATAGCGTGCAGGATTAAAAGTTATCCACAGGTGTACGCAACGCATTCAACAGGTTATGAGATGTTGAAAGAGGCGTGATATAATAGGGTTAGGAAGAAAATATACAGGATCTCAAAAAGCACTTGTCTGCGAGAAATCGGGCGGGTGCTTTTACATAGAAAAATCAACAAAACGAATATCATAGTTATTTCGGAGAAGCGTTTGTAGGGATAAATCAGCATGGCGGGGTGCTGATATAATCGTTCTAAACTTGAACAAGGGAAACGCCCCATTCTATCGAATTAGATAAGCGGAGGTGCTTCATGGACGATTTAAAAATAGACTGCACATATGAAATAATAATAGAAACAGATGAATATATCCTATACCGTGTGAGTTGGGTGATACTAGGCAAGCATGGGGAGCAATGGGTAACGGAATATAAAGATTAGGACATCCTGGAGGGTGTTCTTTTTTTATTGGGGGCGAGGTGCTATGTAGTGAAACTGACTGAAAAACAGCGTAAATTCGTTGATTATTATATCGAGACAGGAAATGCAGAGGAAAGTGCAAAAAGAGCGGGATATAGTGCAAGGGGTAACACAACCAAACTACTACAGAATACTACAATTTTGCAATATATGGATAAACAGATGAAAAAACTAGCCGACAAGCGAATAATGGGGCAGCGTGAAGCTCTTGAATTACTAACTAGTATTGGTAGAGGGGAAATGAAGGAAGAAGTCTATATGTCTACTGAAATGGGCATAGAACGCATTGAAAAGA
Proteins encoded:
- a CDS encoding terminase small subunit, which gives rise to MKLTEKQRKFVDYYIETGNAEESAKRAGYSARGNTTKLLQNTTILQYMDKQMKKLADKRIMGQREALELLTSIGRGEMKEEVYMSTEMGIERIEKIPDIRDRQKAVEALLKRYPVNEYEELKNEQLRNQIKKLEAETQNEVTGDNRVIIVNDKESMRKAIEDE
- a CDS encoding helix-turn-helix transcriptional regulator, with the translated sequence MYTTKKIMQIIKYYHINVQNLRDMQQESMKSVGVSQYGLEASLPKGNDIKSVVENEALRRIENTKFWAEIITDIKYLQDRWDRITDEKEAQILSLRLSGYRTTDIAEIMKMTRSGVHRTLERIACRIKSYPQVYATHSTGYEMLKEA
- a CDS encoding NUMOD4 motif-containing HNH endonuclease is translated as MTELWRYVKGHEGEYMVSNKGRMLSFKDNDKPLILKTFFNHSGYVRVNLMKESKLKQVFVHRLVAESFLREFKEGYSVNHKDGNKANNIIKNLEMVTQKENVNHSLYVLGNGIKPVLMLDKDSFVPIREFDNVEVAGRETGIDSVRIWRVCNWERNFVSGYSWMYKDEYSEECIEKRKNNVNKGFGRKRVYQIDPKTNIAINAFEGVGIAERELGLSNIRHCVAGLGKTAGGYKWSYQNPHIKG
- a CDS encoding RusA family crossover junction endodeoxyribonuclease, with product MRFTVPGTLPTMNEIIKVSKSHPMAYANMKKDYTALIMMQSKKLPEVGKADFEITWYCKDKRKDKDNIMSGQKFIFDGLVKAGVLKGDGWSQIGDVAHYFEIDKQNPRVEINIREYLEAS
- a CDS encoding DUF3954 domain-containing protein, producing MNKVEVRLDEDAVYIIQDGKKIKVSPKQFGNDKIIWMDGKVLDIERSERVRVEGQEII